In the Alkaliphilus oremlandii OhILAs genome, one interval contains:
- a CDS encoding DUF3343 domain-containing protein, whose amino-acid sequence MERKYMKDNYYIAVFQSRNHSVQLYQYLSRQKYTQYELISTPCRIKAGCSYSIKFTDIKDYDLLKNIADKSNKNIYALYEVTRQNGKRVLNKLDI is encoded by the coding sequence ATGGAACGTAAATATATGAAGGACAATTACTATATTGCTGTATTTCAATCTCGAAACCATTCTGTACAGTTATACCAATATCTAAGTAGACAAAAATATACCCAGTATGAATTAATATCTACACCGTGCAGAATAAAGGCAGGTTGTAGCTATTCCATTAAATTTACCGATATTAAAGACTATGATCTTTTAAAGAATATAGCGGATAAATCCAATAAAAATATATATGCACTCTATGAAGTGACAAGACAAAACGGTAAAAGGGTACTAAACAAGCTGGATATATAA
- the htpG gene encoding molecular chaperone HtpG, protein METKQFKAESKRLLDLMIHSIYTQKEIFLRELISNASDAIDKIYYRALTDEALNFNKEDYYIKIIPDKEKRILRIIDTGIGMTKEELEENLGVIAKSGSLAFKSAHELKDGYDIIGQFGVGFYSSFMVAETVTVISKSIDSESGYKWESTGVDGYTIEPWDKDTVGTEIVLRIKEDTEDENYSEYLEEYRLRNIIKKYSDFIRYPIKMDIHNKRLKENSEDDYEDYVEEQTINSMVPIWRKNKNELTKEDYDNFYMEKRYGFDKPVKHIHISADGAVRYNAILFIPERTPFDYYTKEYEKGLELYSNGVLIMNKCSDLLPDYFSFVKGMVDSEDLSLNISREMLQHDRQLKLIGKNIKNKIKNELMSLLKEDRTQYEAFFEAFGRQLKYGIYSEFGSNKDVLQDLLLFYSSKEKKLVTLDEYISRMSEEQKYIYYATGESKERIEKLPQTELVSEKGFEILYLTEDIDEFAIKVLMSYKDKEFKSVSSSDLGIEDSETEKNTETEELENKELFEKMTALLSDKVTAVRISKRLKSHPVCLANEGEISIEMEKILSAMPNNENIKANKILEINGNHQVFEVLKDAYKNDSEKFGLFTELLYNQALLIEGLPINDPVEFSNSICKLMI, encoded by the coding sequence GTGGAAACGAAACAATTTAAAGCAGAATCAAAACGACTACTGGATTTGATGATTCATTCCATCTATACTCAAAAGGAAATTTTTTTAAGAGAGCTGATTTCCAATGCCAGTGATGCTATTGATAAAATATATTATAGAGCATTGACGGACGAAGCTCTAAATTTTAACAAAGAAGATTACTACATAAAGATTATTCCAGATAAAGAAAAAAGAATACTGAGAATTATAGATACTGGTATCGGTATGACCAAGGAAGAACTGGAGGAAAATCTAGGCGTTATTGCTAAAAGTGGTTCTTTGGCATTTAAAAGTGCGCATGAATTAAAAGATGGATATGATATTATTGGACAATTCGGTGTTGGCTTTTATTCCTCGTTTATGGTAGCTGAAACAGTTACAGTAATCAGTAAATCCATCGACAGCGAAAGTGGATATAAATGGGAATCTACAGGAGTAGACGGATATACCATTGAACCATGGGACAAAGACACTGTTGGAACTGAAATTGTTTTAAGAATAAAAGAGGATACGGAAGATGAAAATTATAGTGAATATTTAGAAGAGTATAGATTGAGAAATATCATCAAAAAATATTCTGACTTTATTCGATATCCAATTAAGATGGATATCCATAATAAAAGATTGAAAGAAAATAGCGAAGATGACTATGAGGATTATGTAGAAGAACAGACGATTAACAGTATGGTTCCCATTTGGAGAAAAAACAAAAATGAACTTACGAAAGAAGACTATGACAATTTCTATATGGAAAAGCGCTATGGATTTGATAAGCCTGTAAAACATATCCATATCAGCGCAGATGGCGCTGTGAGATACAATGCCATTCTGTTTATTCCGGAAAGAACACCTTTCGATTACTATACAAAAGAATACGAGAAAGGATTGGAGTTATATTCAAATGGTGTATTAATAATGAACAAATGCTCCGACCTATTGCCAGATTATTTTAGTTTTGTAAAGGGAATGGTAGATTCAGAGGATTTATCTTTAAACATATCTCGAGAAATGCTACAACACGACCGACAGTTAAAACTCATTGGCAAAAACATAAAAAATAAGATCAAAAATGAGTTAATGTCCTTGTTAAAAGAAGACAGAACTCAATATGAAGCGTTTTTTGAGGCCTTTGGCAGACAATTAAAATATGGCATCTATAGTGAGTTTGGCAGTAACAAAGATGTCCTACAGGATTTATTGCTATTCTACTCCTCTAAGGAAAAGAAATTAGTTACATTAGATGAATACATTTCAAGAATGTCGGAAGAACAAAAATATATTTATTACGCAACAGGTGAATCGAAAGAAAGAATCGAAAAATTACCACAAACAGAGCTGGTATCAGAAAAAGGATTTGAAATTCTGTATTTAACTGAGGATATTGATGAATTCGCAATAAAGGTATTGATGTCGTATAAGGATAAAGAATTTAAATCTGTTTCATCTAGCGATCTTGGAATTGAAGACAGTGAAACAGAAAAAAACACGGAAACAGAAGAACTGGAGAATAAAGAGTTATTCGAAAAAATGACAGCGCTATTATCCGATAAGGTAACTGCGGTGAGAATATCAAAGCGACTAAAGTCTCATCCTGTTTGTTTAGCTAATGAAGGAGAAATCTCTATAGAGATGGAAAAAATATTAAGCGCTATGCCAAACAATGAAAATATTAAAGCGAATAAAATTTTAGAGATCAACGGCAATCACCAGGTCTTTGAGGTGCTGAAAGATGCTTATAAAAACGACTCAGAAAAATTTGGTCTATTTACTGAGTTATTATATAACCAAGCTTTGTTAATTGAAGGCTTACCGATCAATGACCCAGTAGAGTTTAGCAACAGTATTTGTAAACTAATGATTTAA
- a CDS encoding helix-turn-helix domain-containing protein, with product MSRVAEKIKEARMKAKLTEKELAKKCGLTANYIIQIESGKRVVNEKLAESILNVLGEKLDFMSMADVAEKEVQATPEKKNKAETIKKEDFYEIKPTEQWADALANIIKKFPIYDVKTNKVVGNKELPIIGKKVEGYNWDKLLFVQASDNDMESLRIKKEDVIMVYLTSEIQNNSIYLFEIENKKMIRQLRKESNNKVVISLGNKNNEPMVTELNKIKIIGKCVEVEVDLDKK from the coding sequence ATGAGTAGGGTTGCTGAGAAAATAAAAGAAGCTAGAATGAAAGCAAAATTAACCGAGAAAGAATTAGCGAAGAAATGTGGATTGACAGCTAATTATATCATTCAAATAGAATCTGGAAAAAGGGTAGTGAATGAAAAATTAGCGGAAAGTATTTTAAATGTATTGGGAGAAAAATTGGATTTTATGAGTATGGCTGATGTTGCAGAGAAAGAGGTTCAAGCTACGCCGGAGAAGAAGAATAAGGCGGAAACTATTAAAAAGGAAGACTTCTATGAAATTAAGCCGACGGAACAATGGGCTGATGCTTTAGCAAATATTATTAAGAAGTTTCCAATATATGATGTGAAAACAAATAAGGTAGTAGGAAATAAAGAATTACCGATTATAGGGAAAAAAGTTGAAGGATATAACTGGGATAAATTACTGTTTGTTCAGGCTTCTGATAATGATATGGAAAGCCTTCGGATTAAAAAAGAAGACGTTATTATGGTTTACTTAACCAGTGAGATCCAAAATAATTCGATTTATTTGTTTGAGATTGAAAACAAGAAAATGATACGACAGCTAAGAAAAGAATCCAATAATAAAGTAGTAATTTCTTTAGGAAATAAAAATAATGAGCCTATGGTTACAGAACTAAATAAAATTAAAATCATAGGAAAATGTGTAGAAGTAGAAGTTGATTTAGATAAAAAATAG